Proteins encoded in a region of the Halorussus sp. MSC15.2 genome:
- the trpA gene encoding tryptophan synthase subunit alpha, which translates to MASETEGSGESDIEAAFADDPALVSYVAAGDPDAESTKEYVRALVRGGTDVVELGLPFSEPIAEGPTIQQAIRRALDAGMTPDRYFDLVADLSEDVDVPLVCMTYYNLIYQYGSRKGRDGVEPFVEAAAEAGISGLVVPDLPVDESDPLKEACEAHGLDLVFIVAPTTTDERLARMLDRASGFVYVQGRLGTTGARSDVSSETHVSLDRLSGTDLPKAVGFGISEREHAREIVAGGADGVVVGSAFVDIVAKGESVADRLEAKARELKEGAVEGGEKVPEPERT; encoded by the coding sequence ATGGCCAGTGAGACCGAAGGGTCCGGCGAGAGCGACATCGAGGCCGCCTTCGCCGACGACCCCGCGCTGGTCTCGTACGTGGCGGCGGGCGACCCCGACGCCGAATCGACCAAGGAGTACGTCCGGGCGCTCGTCCGCGGCGGGACGGACGTGGTGGAACTGGGCCTGCCCTTCTCCGAACCCATCGCGGAGGGGCCGACCATCCAGCAGGCCATCCGCCGGGCGCTCGACGCCGGGATGACCCCCGACAGGTACTTCGACCTCGTGGCCGACCTCTCGGAGGACGTGGACGTGCCGCTGGTCTGCATGACCTACTACAATCTCATCTATCAGTACGGCTCCCGGAAGGGACGGGACGGCGTGGAACCCTTCGTGGAGGCCGCCGCCGAGGCGGGCATCTCGGGACTCGTCGTCCCGGACCTGCCGGTGGACGAGAGCGACCCCCTGAAGGAGGCCTGCGAGGCCCACGGACTCGACCTCGTGTTCATCGTCGCGCCGACCACCACCGACGAGCGCCTCGCCCGGATGCTCGACCGCGCGTCCGGGTTCGTCTACGTGCAGGGTCGACTGGGCACGACCGGTGCGCGCTCGGACGTGAGCAGCGAGACCCACGTCAGCCTCGACCGACTCTCCGGGACCGACCTGCCGAAGGCCGTCGGGTTCGGCATCAGCGAGCGCGAACACGCCCGGGAAATCGTCGCGGGCGGCGCGGACGGCGTCGTCGTCGGGAGCGCGTTCGTGGACATCGTTGCGAAAGGGGAGTCAGTCGCCGACCGCCTCGAAGCCAAGGCCCGCGAACTCAAGGAGGGCGCGGTGGAAGGCGGCGAGAAAGTACCGGAACCAGAACGAACTTAA